A part of Tiliqua scincoides isolate rTilSci1 chromosome 13, rTilSci1.hap2, whole genome shotgun sequence genomic DNA contains:
- the NATD1 gene encoding protein NATD1 codes for MAQAAQLNLLEPGCPIEVEHDRKRRQFTVRLNGCHDKAVLLYEYVGKRIVDLQHTEVPDAYRGRGIAKHLAKAALDFVVEEDLKAHLTCWYIQKYVKENPLPQYLERLQS; via the exons ATGGCCCAGGCAGCCCAGCTCAACCTGCTGGAGCCCGGCTGCCCCATCGAGGTGGAGCACGATCGCAAGAGGAGGCAGTTCACCgtcaggctgaacg GTTGTCATGACAAAGCCGTCCTGTTGTACGAGTATGTGGGGAAGAGGATAGTGGACTTGCAGCATACGGAAGTCCCCGATGCCTACCGAGGCAGAGGAATAGCCAAGCATCTGGCAAAG GCAGCCTTGGATTTTGTGGTGGAAGAGGACCTGAAGGCTCATCTGACATGCTGGTACATTCAGAAATATGTCAAGGAGAACCCCCTGCCTCAGTACCTGGAACGTTTACAGTCTTAA